One Phaseolus vulgaris cultivar G19833 chromosome 11, P. vulgaris v2.0, whole genome shotgun sequence genomic window carries:
- the LOC137837914 gene encoding uncharacterized protein, producing the protein MWSKKSFQLSSFVNGRNFTVLEGLWKRRNGVHLTIVNIYCSDTLREKKEMWKEVGTFRQRQLSKAWCIIGDFNSIRMQKERRSEMSESDYSREIKGFNEFIESSELADIPLVGRKFTWFKPNGLVKSRIDRVLVSKEWCLDVWQRDSGFKEFVKSSWVSYKVVGRGIFVFKEKLKRLKADLKVWNKEVFGDANQSSKEIQQRLDELDLRDDEDGLDEPEREERKSLFAELSVSKSKQEAIMFQKARQSWIKQGDLNTKYFHSSVKWRRARNQLHGIFVNNKWSDNKEEVKIKVCEFFEERFARNDGCQVRMDNVDFNSISEADNEMLVGEFSDEEVKAAVIGKIIDVRQSFFLEGRGLLDSVLVANEVLEEYKRKRKSCVVFKVDYEKAYDSVSWDFLYYMLRRLGFCDRWIQWIKGCLESVSVSVLVNGSPTREFLPRRGLRQGDPLAPFLFLIVAEGLAGVARVAEEKKLVDSLEVGKDKVKVNMLQYADDTLFFCEANVKSVFNIKAILHCFELSSGLRVNFGKSRIGGTGLDQGMLQRFAAILNCETMVVPFIYLGMPVEGSHKRGDFWNGVIEKVQTRLSRWKGRCLSMAGRVCLIKSVLSSIPLFYMSLFKLPSGVAGKLIRLQRNFLWGWGAEGRKMAWASWSQVCKPRKFGGLGVIDVRLFNLALLGKWIWKMGSTERGLWKEILESKYGGWRSLGEEGRGRRCSLWWKDLKEVWFSEGWGRSFADGFKWKIGEGKDILFWEDRWLNGESLKSSFPRLFSISSSKNAKVFEVGFWSNGEWVWQLSWRRPFFEWEKSLAEQLGQLLLEARVVSGEVDGWIWKGGDSQSYSVNSAYNLVRKDKETSLSPIFSKLWKSKAIPSAALMAWRLLENKLATRVNLSRRGVLVVSSACGLCGLVEESCCHLFFDCSFARRVWGLCHRWLGVSMASHIQPKCNFDNYRLSSASETVNNVWSTFWVGVVSELWKHRNNIIFNKGVGDASEVFSLVQVKVWLWVSINCRSASFSFFDWCLEPLVCMRLIS; encoded by the exons ATGTGGAGTAAAAAGTCGTTCCAGCTTTCCAGTTTCGTAAATGGGAGAAACTTCACGGTTTTAGAGGGTTTGTGGAAGAGACGAAATGGTGTACACCTTACCATTGTGAATATTTACTGCTCTGATACTCTTAGggagaagaaagagatgtgGAAGGAGGTTGGCACTTTCAGACAGAGGCAACTCTCAAAGGCATGGTGTATCATTGGGGACTTTAATTCAATAAGAATGCAGAAGGAAAGGAGGAGTGAGATGTCGGAATCTGACTACTCTAGAGAAATTAAGGGTTTTAATGAGTTTATTGAAAGTTCAGAATTGGCGGATATCCCGTTGGTGGGTAGGAAGTTTACTTGGTTCAAACCTAATGGTCTGGTGAAGAGCAGAATAGACAGGGTGCTGGTATCCAAAGAATG GTGTTTGGATGTGTGGCAAAGAGATAGTGGTTTTAAGGAGTTTGTTAAATCGAGTTGGGTTTCATACAAGGTGGTAGGAAGAGGAATTTTTGTGTTCAAAGAAAAGTTGAAAAGATTGAAAGCAGATTTAAAGGTGTGGAACAAGGAGGTCTTTGGAGATGCGAATCAGTCTAGTAAGGAAATCCAACAGAGGTTAGACGAGCTAGACTTGCGCGATGATGAAGACGGGTTAGATGAGccagaaagagaagaaagaaagtCCCTCTTTGCCGAACTATCTGTCTCTAAGTCTAAACAAGAGGCGATTATGTTTCAGAAAGCAAGACAAAGTTGGATCAAGCAGGGGGATCTTAATACGAAGTACTTCCACTCTTCGGTAAAATGGAGGAGGGCTAGGAATCAACTGCACGGGATTTTCGTCAATAATAAATGGAGTGACAATAAGGAGGAGGTGAAGATTAAGGTTTGTGAGTTTTTTGAAGAAAGGTTTGCTAGGAATGATGGTTGTCAGGTCAGAATGGATAACGTCGATTTCAATTCCATCTCTGAAGCAGACAATGAAATGCTTGTTGGCGAGTTTTCGGATGAAGAAGTGAAAGCAGCG GTGATTGGAAAAATTATAGATGTCAGACAGTCATTTTTTCTTGAAGGAAGAGGTTTATTGGACAGTGTGCTTGTCGCGAATGAGGTTTTGGAAGAAtacaagagaaaaagaaagagttgTGTGGTCTTCAAAGTTGATTACGAGAAGGCCTATGACTCAGTGAGTTGGGATTTTCTCTACTATATGTTAAGGAGGTTGGGTTTTTGTGATCGTTGGATTCAGTGGATCAAAGGTTGTTTAGAGTCGGTTTCGGTCTCTGTCCTTGTAAATGGGAGCCCAACTAGGgagttccttcctagaaggggTCTTCGTCAGGGAGATCCGTTAGCTCCTTTTCTATTCCTCATTGTAGCAGAAGGTTTGGCTGGGGTGGCAAGGGTAGCGGAGGAAAAGAAGTTGGTTGATAGTTTGGAGGTTGGGAAGGATAAAGTAAAGGTCAATATGTTACAATATGCAGATGATACTTTGTTTTTCTGTGAAGCAAATGTCAAAAGCGTGTTTAACATTAAGGCGATTTTGCACTGTTTCGAACTTTCTTCCGGGTTAAGGGTTAACTTCGGGAAAAGTAGGATTGGTGGGACGGGTTTGGACCAGGGAATGCTCCAGCGGTTTGCAGCTATTCTCAATTGTGAGACGATGGTTGTTCCTTTTATATACTTGGGTATGCCTGTCGAAGGGAGTCATAAAAGAGGGGATTTTTGGAATGGGGTGATCGAGAAGGTTCAGACTAGATTAAGCAGATGGAAGGGAAGATGTTTGTCGATGGCCGGGAGGGTTTGTTTGATCAAGTCGGTGTTATCCTCTATTCCGTTATTCTATATGTCTTTATTTAAATTACCCTCGGGGGTGGCTGGAAAGCTGATTAGGTTGCAAAGAAACTTCCTTTGGGGATGGGGTGCAGAAGGAAGGAAGATGGCTTGGGCCTCATGGAGTCAGGTATGCAAGCCACGTAAGTTTGGGGGGTTGGGGGTAATTGATGTAAGACTGTTCAATCTGGCTTTATTGGGGAAGTGGATTTGGAAGATGGGGTCGACCGAGAGAGGCCTTTGGAAGGAGATCCTTGAGTCTAAATATGGAGGGTGGAGAAGCCTGGGAGAGGAAGGAAGAGGTAGAAGGTGTTCTCtatggtggaaagatttgaaagaggTGTGGTTCTCGGAGGGTTGGGGAAGAAGTTTTGCAGATGGTTTCAAGTGGAAAATAGGGGAAGGGAAGGATATACTTTTTTGGGAAGACAGGTGGCTGAACGGTGAGTCACTGAAGAGTTCATTTCCAAGGTTGTTTTCTATTAGCTCTTCCAAGAACGCTAAGGTGTTTGAGGTTGGCTTTTGGTCAAATGGTGAGTGGGTTTGGCAGTTGTCTTGGAGAAGACCGTTTTTTGAGTGGGAGAAGTCGTTGGCGGAGCAGTTGGGTCAGCTTCTGTTAGAGGCTCGAGTTGTTTCGGGTGAGGTGGATGGTTGGATCTGGAAGGGAGGGGATTCCCAATCTTATTCGGTTAATTCTGCCTATAATCTTGTTAGAAAGGATAAAGAGACTTCGCTTTCGCCAATTTTCAGTAAGCTATGGAAGAGCAAGGCAATTCCCTCTGCAGCTCTTATGGCTTGGAGGCTGTTGGAAAACAAGCTTGCTACCAGGGTAAATTTGAGTAGAAGAGGGGTTTTGGTGGTTAGCTCGGCGTGTGGTTTGTGCGGGTTGGTGGAAGAGTCTTGTTGTCATTTGTTCTTCGATTGCAGTTTTGCTAGGCGGGTGTGGGGGTTGTGCCATAGGTGGCTTGGGGTTTCGATGGCGTCTCATATTCAGCCAAAGTGTAATTTTGATAATTACAGGTTGAGCAGTGCCTCTGAAACGGTTAATAACGTCTGGTCCACATTTTGGGTAGGGGTGGTGAGCGAGTTGTGGAAGCACAggaataacattatttttaataaaggaGTGGGGGATGCTTCTGAAGTTTTTTCTTTGGTACAAGTAAAGGTCTGGTTGTGGGTTTCTATTAACTGTAGGTCAGCCTCGTTTTCCTTTTTTGACTGGTGTTTAGAACCTTTGGTGTGCATGAGGTTAATCTCCTGA
- the LOC137829421 gene encoding reticulon-like protein B18 isoform X4 produces the protein MDCFPSPYHHHHRSRTKSSSRSVRKDENSVPVEPLRISLDCVQSPPAKPSSSSPLSLLRSPTSSLPLRELLLLSPSSARRSKARFDEEAPEAAGVRRRCKNRAASPRSSRRCRREEKEGGPVEEAVKQKKRRHSGRHRKERLSLVPFQPPSTSSPTDEENGGDLDRVGAFITDLVMWRDVSKSTLWFGFGCLCFLSSCFTKGINVSIFSAISRLAILLLGVSFFSNTVFQRNQIEKRSFAKLKEDDILHLAKLILPALNFAISKTRELFSGEPCMTLRVAPFLLLGAEYGHLITIWRLCAIGFFVSFSVPKLYSCYSAQINQRVECLKLRLVDTWNACTHKKKVVALVLITFWNLSTIKTRICTDISGKISRNM, from the exons ATGGATTGTTTTCCTTCCCCTTATCACCATCACCACCGGTCTCGAACTAAGTCATCGTCGCGTTCGGTTCGCAAAGACGAGAACTCGGTTCCGGTCGAGCCTCTTCGAATTTCACTCGACTGCGTTCAGTCACCGCCGGCCAAGCCTTCGTCGTCGTCTCCGCTGTCTCTCCTCCGATCTCCGACAAGCTCTCTTCCGCTCAGGGAGCTTCTCCTTCTCTCACCTTCTTCCGCGCGGAGATCCAAGGCGCGGTTCGACGAGGAGGCGCCAGAGGCAGCAGGAGTGCGGCGCCGGTGCAAGAACCGAGCGGCGTCGCCGAGGAGCTCGCGGCGGTGTAGGCGCGAGGAGAAGGAGGGAGGTCCGGTGGAGGAGGCTGTGAAACAGAAGAAGAGGAGGCACAGTGGGAGACACAGGAAGGAGAGGCTGAGCTTGGTGCCTTTTCAACCACCTTCAACTTCATCTCCAA CTGATGAAGAGAATGGGGGTGATCTAGATCGTGTTGGAGCGTTCATTACTGATTTGGTTATGTGGAGAGATGTTTCGAAATCGACCCTTTGGTTTGGTTTCGGGTGTCTTTGTTTCTTGTCTTCTTGCTTCACTAAAGGAATCAACGTTAG CATTTTCTCGGCCATATCACGATTGGCAATTCTCTTGTTGGGAGTTTCCTTCTTCTCAAACACAGTTTTCCAAAG AAACCAGATTGAGAAAAGGAGTTTTGCCAAGTTGAAAGAAGATGACATTTTACATCTTGCAAAATTGATTCTTCCTGCATTAAATTTTGCAATTTCAAAGACTAGAGAGCTGTTTTCAGGAGAACCGTGCATGACCCTGAGA GTAGCTCCTTTCCTTCTACTTGGAGCGGAGTATGGTCATCTTATTACAATTTGGAGGCTCTGTGCCATTG GATTTTTTGTCAGCTTCAGTGTACCAAAGCTTTATTCCTGCTACTCGGCTCAGATAAATCAGCGAG TGGAGTGCTTGAAATTGCGATTGGTGGACACATGGAATGCTTGTACTCACAAGAAGAAAGTGGTCGCTTTGGTGCTTATCACATTCTGGAATCTATCTACAATAAAGACTCGAATCTGCACAG ATATTTCCGGCAAGATATCACGGAACATGTAG
- the LOC137829421 gene encoding reticulon-like protein B18 isoform X3 translates to MDCFPSPYHHHHRSRTKSSSRSVRKDENSVPVEPLRISLDCVQSPPAKPSSSSPLSLLRSPTSSLPLRELLLLSPSSARRSKARFDEEAPEAAGVRRRCKNRAASPRSSRRCRREEKEGGPVEEAVKQKKRRHSGRHRKERLSLVPFQPPSTSSPKADEENGGDLDRVGAFITDLVMWRDVSKSTLWFGFGCLCFLSSCFTKGINVSIFSAISRLAILLLGVSFFSNTVFQRNQIEKRSFAKLKEDDILHLAKLILPALNFAISKTRELFSGEPCMTLRVAPFLLLGAEYGHLITIWRLCAIGFFVSFSVPKLYSCYSAQINQRVECLKLRLVDTWNACTHKKKVVALVLITFWNLSTIKTRICTDISGKISRNM, encoded by the exons ATGGATTGTTTTCCTTCCCCTTATCACCATCACCACCGGTCTCGAACTAAGTCATCGTCGCGTTCGGTTCGCAAAGACGAGAACTCGGTTCCGGTCGAGCCTCTTCGAATTTCACTCGACTGCGTTCAGTCACCGCCGGCCAAGCCTTCGTCGTCGTCTCCGCTGTCTCTCCTCCGATCTCCGACAAGCTCTCTTCCGCTCAGGGAGCTTCTCCTTCTCTCACCTTCTTCCGCGCGGAGATCCAAGGCGCGGTTCGACGAGGAGGCGCCAGAGGCAGCAGGAGTGCGGCGCCGGTGCAAGAACCGAGCGGCGTCGCCGAGGAGCTCGCGGCGGTGTAGGCGCGAGGAGAAGGAGGGAGGTCCGGTGGAGGAGGCTGTGAAACAGAAGAAGAGGAGGCACAGTGGGAGACACAGGAAGGAGAGGCTGAGCTTGGTGCCTTTTCAACCACCTTCAACTTCATCTCCAA AAGCTGATGAAGAGAATGGGGGTGATCTAGATCGTGTTGGAGCGTTCATTACTGATTTGGTTATGTGGAGAGATGTTTCGAAATCGACCCTTTGGTTTGGTTTCGGGTGTCTTTGTTTCTTGTCTTCTTGCTTCACTAAAGGAATCAACGTTAG CATTTTCTCGGCCATATCACGATTGGCAATTCTCTTGTTGGGAGTTTCCTTCTTCTCAAACACAGTTTTCCAAAG AAACCAGATTGAGAAAAGGAGTTTTGCCAAGTTGAAAGAAGATGACATTTTACATCTTGCAAAATTGATTCTTCCTGCATTAAATTTTGCAATTTCAAAGACTAGAGAGCTGTTTTCAGGAGAACCGTGCATGACCCTGAGA GTAGCTCCTTTCCTTCTACTTGGAGCGGAGTATGGTCATCTTATTACAATTTGGAGGCTCTGTGCCATTG GATTTTTTGTCAGCTTCAGTGTACCAAAGCTTTATTCCTGCTACTCGGCTCAGATAAATCAGCGAG TGGAGTGCTTGAAATTGCGATTGGTGGACACATGGAATGCTTGTACTCACAAGAAGAAAGTGGTCGCTTTGGTGCTTATCACATTCTGGAATCTATCTACAATAAAGACTCGAATCTGCACAG ATATTTCCGGCAAGATATCACGGAACATGTAG
- the LOC137837940 gene encoding uncharacterized protein produces MADKLSFGEGASINIPPLFSGVNYKFWMVRMKIFVESIDKGIWDAIQNGPFVPMLENDKVVSEKPWVSQCESAKEMWGTLEVIHEGTNDVKRARKKKGETIAEVQKRFTNIVNHHMSLGKMFEKKELNIKILKCLDRSWQPKVTAISKSKDLTSMTTTSLFRKLREHELEMNMLNVQENEDKHVRNIALKIAGHKNCQDSSDDSEGETLSLLTRKISKFLKKNSNKNQSSNRYNSKKLNDFNSNKYTCFECSEQRHIKVDCPNNENKER; encoded by the exons atggcTGATAAACTATCCTTTGGGGAGGGTGCATCTATTAACATACCACCTCTGTTTTCTGGTgtgaattacaagttttggatggtaaggatgaagatctttgtagaatcaattgataaaggaatttgggatgcaattcaaaatggtccttttgttcCTATGCTTGAAAATGATAAAGTGGTTtctgaaaaaccttg GGTATCACAATGTGAATctgcaaaggaaatgtggggtACTCTAGAAGTCattcatgaaggaacaaatgacgtgaagagagcaaggaagaagaaaggggaaacaattgctgaagtaCAAAAGAGGTTTACTAATATTGTCAACCACCACATGAGTCTTGGAAAGATGTTTGAAAAAAAGGAACTCAACATCAAAATTCTTAAGTGTCTTGACAGATCTTGGCAGCCCAAGGTCACAGCTATCTCTAAGTCTAAAGATTTAACGTCTATGACCACAACTTCATTGTTTAGGAAGCTCAGAGAACATGAATTGGAGATGAACATGCTGAATGTTCAAGAAAATGAGGATAAGCATGTGAGGAACATTGCCCTGAAGATTGCTGGACACAAAAACTGTCAAGACTCAAGTGATGACAGTGAAGGAGAGACCTTGAGCTTGCTAACCAGGAAAATCAGTAAATTCCTGAAGAAAAACAGCAACAAGAATCAATCTTCCAACAGGTATAATAGTAAGAAacttaatgattttaattctaACAAATATACCTGCTTTGAATGTAGTGAACAGAGACATATTAAAGTTGATTGCCCTAACAATGAGAATAAAGAAAGATGA
- the LOC137829421 gene encoding reticulon-like protein B18 isoform X2, with protein MDCFPSPYHHHHRSRTKSSSRSVRKDENSVPVEPLRISLDCVQSPPAKPSSSSPLSLLRSPTSSLPLRELLLLSPSSARRSKARFDEEAPEAAGVRRRCKNRAASPRSSRRCRREEKEGGPVEEAVKQKKRRHSGRHRKERLSLVPFQPPSTSSPTDEENGGDLDRVGAFITDLVMWRDVSKSTLWFGFGCLCFLSSCFTKGINVSIFSAISRLAILLLGVSFFSNTVFQRNQIEKRSFAKLKEDDILHLAKLILPALNFAISKTRELFSGEPCMTLRVAPFLLLGAEYGHLITIWRLCAIGFFVSFSVPKLYSCYSAQINQRVECLKLRLVDTWNACTHKKKVVALVLITFWNLSTIKTRICTAFILLVILRYFRQDITEHVEADGMAEKEQNQALVVVAEPEEEEPRHALVVAERKRQC; from the exons ATGGATTGTTTTCCTTCCCCTTATCACCATCACCACCGGTCTCGAACTAAGTCATCGTCGCGTTCGGTTCGCAAAGACGAGAACTCGGTTCCGGTCGAGCCTCTTCGAATTTCACTCGACTGCGTTCAGTCACCGCCGGCCAAGCCTTCGTCGTCGTCTCCGCTGTCTCTCCTCCGATCTCCGACAAGCTCTCTTCCGCTCAGGGAGCTTCTCCTTCTCTCACCTTCTTCCGCGCGGAGATCCAAGGCGCGGTTCGACGAGGAGGCGCCAGAGGCAGCAGGAGTGCGGCGCCGGTGCAAGAACCGAGCGGCGTCGCCGAGGAGCTCGCGGCGGTGTAGGCGCGAGGAGAAGGAGGGAGGTCCGGTGGAGGAGGCTGTGAAACAGAAGAAGAGGAGGCACAGTGGGAGACACAGGAAGGAGAGGCTGAGCTTGGTGCCTTTTCAACCACCTTCAACTTCATCTCCAA CTGATGAAGAGAATGGGGGTGATCTAGATCGTGTTGGAGCGTTCATTACTGATTTGGTTATGTGGAGAGATGTTTCGAAATCGACCCTTTGGTTTGGTTTCGGGTGTCTTTGTTTCTTGTCTTCTTGCTTCACTAAAGGAATCAACGTTAG CATTTTCTCGGCCATATCACGATTGGCAATTCTCTTGTTGGGAGTTTCCTTCTTCTCAAACACAGTTTTCCAAAG AAACCAGATTGAGAAAAGGAGTTTTGCCAAGTTGAAAGAAGATGACATTTTACATCTTGCAAAATTGATTCTTCCTGCATTAAATTTTGCAATTTCAAAGACTAGAGAGCTGTTTTCAGGAGAACCGTGCATGACCCTGAGA GTAGCTCCTTTCCTTCTACTTGGAGCGGAGTATGGTCATCTTATTACAATTTGGAGGCTCTGTGCCATTG GATTTTTTGTCAGCTTCAGTGTACCAAAGCTTTATTCCTGCTACTCGGCTCAGATAAATCAGCGAG TGGAGTGCTTGAAATTGCGATTGGTGGACACATGGAATGCTTGTACTCACAAGAAGAAAGTGGTCGCTTTGGTGCTTATCACATTCTGGAATCTATCTACAATAAAGACTCGAATCTGCACAG CATTTATATTGCTTGTAATACTCAGATATTTCCGGCAAGATATCACGGAACATGTAGAAGCTGATGGAATGGCAGAGAAGGAGCAGAATCAGGCATTGGTGGTGGTGGCAGAACCTGAGGAAGAGGAACCGCGGCATGCACTAGTGGTGGCTGAACGAAAGCGCCAATGCTAG
- the LOC137829421 gene encoding reticulon-like protein B18 isoform X1, whose amino-acid sequence MDCFPSPYHHHHRSRTKSSSRSVRKDENSVPVEPLRISLDCVQSPPAKPSSSSPLSLLRSPTSSLPLRELLLLSPSSARRSKARFDEEAPEAAGVRRRCKNRAASPRSSRRCRREEKEGGPVEEAVKQKKRRHSGRHRKERLSLVPFQPPSTSSPKADEENGGDLDRVGAFITDLVMWRDVSKSTLWFGFGCLCFLSSCFTKGINVSIFSAISRLAILLLGVSFFSNTVFQRNQIEKRSFAKLKEDDILHLAKLILPALNFAISKTRELFSGEPCMTLRVAPFLLLGAEYGHLITIWRLCAIGFFVSFSVPKLYSCYSAQINQRVECLKLRLVDTWNACTHKKKVVALVLITFWNLSTIKTRICTAFILLVILRYFRQDITEHVEADGMAEKEQNQALVVVAEPEEEEPRHALVVAERKRQC is encoded by the exons ATGGATTGTTTTCCTTCCCCTTATCACCATCACCACCGGTCTCGAACTAAGTCATCGTCGCGTTCGGTTCGCAAAGACGAGAACTCGGTTCCGGTCGAGCCTCTTCGAATTTCACTCGACTGCGTTCAGTCACCGCCGGCCAAGCCTTCGTCGTCGTCTCCGCTGTCTCTCCTCCGATCTCCGACAAGCTCTCTTCCGCTCAGGGAGCTTCTCCTTCTCTCACCTTCTTCCGCGCGGAGATCCAAGGCGCGGTTCGACGAGGAGGCGCCAGAGGCAGCAGGAGTGCGGCGCCGGTGCAAGAACCGAGCGGCGTCGCCGAGGAGCTCGCGGCGGTGTAGGCGCGAGGAGAAGGAGGGAGGTCCGGTGGAGGAGGCTGTGAAACAGAAGAAGAGGAGGCACAGTGGGAGACACAGGAAGGAGAGGCTGAGCTTGGTGCCTTTTCAACCACCTTCAACTTCATCTCCAA AAGCTGATGAAGAGAATGGGGGTGATCTAGATCGTGTTGGAGCGTTCATTACTGATTTGGTTATGTGGAGAGATGTTTCGAAATCGACCCTTTGGTTTGGTTTCGGGTGTCTTTGTTTCTTGTCTTCTTGCTTCACTAAAGGAATCAACGTTAG CATTTTCTCGGCCATATCACGATTGGCAATTCTCTTGTTGGGAGTTTCCTTCTTCTCAAACACAGTTTTCCAAAG AAACCAGATTGAGAAAAGGAGTTTTGCCAAGTTGAAAGAAGATGACATTTTACATCTTGCAAAATTGATTCTTCCTGCATTAAATTTTGCAATTTCAAAGACTAGAGAGCTGTTTTCAGGAGAACCGTGCATGACCCTGAGA GTAGCTCCTTTCCTTCTACTTGGAGCGGAGTATGGTCATCTTATTACAATTTGGAGGCTCTGTGCCATTG GATTTTTTGTCAGCTTCAGTGTACCAAAGCTTTATTCCTGCTACTCGGCTCAGATAAATCAGCGAG TGGAGTGCTTGAAATTGCGATTGGTGGACACATGGAATGCTTGTACTCACAAGAAGAAAGTGGTCGCTTTGGTGCTTATCACATTCTGGAATCTATCTACAATAAAGACTCGAATCTGCACAG CATTTATATTGCTTGTAATACTCAGATATTTCCGGCAAGATATCACGGAACATGTAGAAGCTGATGGAATGGCAGAGAAGGAGCAGAATCAGGCATTGGTGGTGGTGGCAGAACCTGAGGAAGAGGAACCGCGGCATGCACTAGTGGTGGCTGAACGAAAGCGCCAATGCTAG